Genomic DNA from Selenomonas sp. oral taxon 126:
GTCGGGCAGAGCACTCCTTGCGGTGCGCATCGGAGTTGTTGTTTTTGAAATTGCGGGGGTCGGCGGGCTGTTCTATCTGTTCAGCACGCACCGCACGGACGGTTGGGCGGGACTTCTGACGCTGCCGATCATCCTCTTTCTCGTTGGGCAGCTGATCGTCCTCGCCCTTGTCGTGCTTGTCGTCCTCCTGCGTTTTCTCTGGCGTAGCACACGCGGCGTTCCGTATTCTGCGGAGCGGCGGCGCGTACTGAAAAACGCGGCGCTCTATCCTGCGGCGGGCTTTCTCCTCAGCAGCTACGGCGCATTTATCGAGCGAAAGCATACGGTACGACGCGACTATATGATTCCTGTCAAAAATCTTCCGCCCGAGGCGGACGGCATGGTAATCGCGCAGATCAGCGACGTGCATCTCGGGACGTATTTCTCCGTGGAGGAGTTCGACGCGCTGCTTGCGGAGGTTGCGCGCGGCGGTGCCGATCTCCTCGCCGTGACGGGGGATGTCTTCGACGACGAGCCGCTGAACGAGGCGGCGGCTGAGGTGCTTGCCGCGCACGCGGGCGACTGGCGCGATGGCATCTGGTACTGCATCGGCAACCACGAATACTATCGGAATGCGCGCCCGCTCGTCGACCGCATGCAGCGCGAGGGACGTGTGCACGTCGTTCGGAACAGTGCGACGCAGGTCGCGGGGCGCGGCACGCTCTGGATTGCGGGCACGGACTATCCGTTTGCGCGCGGCGAGGCGTTCTATCCTGAGAAAGAGGCGTACTTTGCGGCGGCGATGCAGGATGTGCCTGCAGATGCGGTGACGGTCTTGCTCGCGCATCATCCCGAGTTCATCGACGATGCGGCGGCGCATGGCGGCGTGCCGCTGACGCTGACGGGGCACACGCACGGGAGTCAGTTCGGCATCCTCGGTCAGCCGCTCTTTCCCGTGTTCAAGTACACGCGCGGCATGGTGCGCATCGGTGAGAATTACGGTTACGTCCACACGGGCAACGGCAGCTGGTTCCCGCTGCGGATCGGCTGTCCGCCGGAGATTGCATATTTTAGATTGGAGAGAGTAAGCGATGAGCTGGATGGATGACTACACGGCAATCCGCGAGGACATTCACACGGGGTATATCTACGAGGCGATAGAGGCAATTCTTTACATGCGCGCCCACGAGGAGATCCCCGCAGACGAAGAGTGGCGCTTCTCCGAGATGATGGGCGCGTGCTGCGGTGCACTCGCCGATACGGAGGGCGCAATTGCCGCGTATTTCGAGGCAGCGACGGAGGACAAATATCTGCGCAGTCAGCGCTCGCATTTCTCCAACTATCTCTATCTCTGTCATGCCGTCCCGAATCTGACGCCGAAGGAGCTCAAGGCGCAGTTCAATATGTATGCGACGCTCTACCGTCACGAGGAGCCGCTTCCGCTGCGTG
This window encodes:
- a CDS encoding metallophosphoesterase — protein: MLVVLACLGLSVFFLRYLASGRALLAVRIGVVVFEIAGVGGLFYLFSTHRTDGWAGLLTLPIILFLVGQLIVLALVVLVVLLRFLWRSTRGVPYSAERRRVLKNAALYPAAGFLLSSYGAFIERKHTVRRDYMIPVKNLPPEADGMVIAQISDVHLGTYFSVEEFDALLAEVARGGADLLAVTGDVFDDEPLNEAAAEVLAAHAGDWRDGIWYCIGNHEYYRNARPLVDRMQREGRVHVVRNSATQVAGRGTLWIAGTDYPFARGEAFYPEKEAYFAAAMQDVPADAVTVLLAHHPEFIDDAAAHGGVPLTLTGHTHGSQFGILGQPLFPVFKYTRGMVRIGENYGYVHTGNGSWFPLRIGCPPEIAYFRLERVSDELDG